The DNA sequence CGGTTGTGCAGCTCCGCACAAATTTTTTTCAGGAAGAAATCATCTTTGGTAGCATACGGAATTACAAGGTGAGCTGTGAGTGCAGTTTCAGTCGTACTCATCGCCCAGATATGCAGATCGTGGACTTCTTCAACTCCATCAATTTCTTTCAGATACTTACCAACTTCTTTCAGATCAATTCCTTTCGGTACTGCATCCATTGAAAGTTGAAACGAATCTTTCAGTAGTCCCCAGGTTCCAATTGTTATTACGAAAACAATAACGAGACTAATTGCAGGATCCACCCAAAGCCAACCAGTCGATACAATGATTAATCCGGCAAGCACAACTCCCAGAGATACTCCGGCATCGGCAGCCATATGAAGAAATGCACCTTTAATATTTAAATCTTTCTCTCTTCCTTTCATAAACAGAAGAGCAGTAATTGTATTTATTAAAAATCCGATGCCTGCAACAATCATCATGGTTTGTCCGTTAACAGGTTCGGGA is a window from the bacterium genome containing:
- a CDS encoding cation transporter, which produces MSHHNHNHSHSQNFNRAFIIGIILNVLYIIVELVYGFLINSMALIADAGHNFSDVLGLLLAWGASYLAKTAATEKRTYGLRKSTILAAFFNSIILMIAVGAITIEAIRKIIYPEPVNGQTMMIVAGIGFLINTITALLFMKGREKDLNIKGAFLHMAADAGVSLGVVLAGLIIVSTGWLWVDPAISLVIVFVITIGTWGLLKDSFQLSMDAVPKGIDLKEVGKYLKEIDGVEEVHDLHIWAMSTTETALTAHLVIPYATKDDFFLKKICAELHNRFGIEHSTIQIEKSAQSSNCEHRNV